The following proteins are co-located in the Seriola aureovittata isolate HTS-2021-v1 ecotype China chromosome 7, ASM2101889v1, whole genome shotgun sequence genome:
- the LOC130171702 gene encoding cortexin-3, whose translation MDVPRMAEGLFSSTLSSSGGGHHVPSYLTLEQKAAFVFVLLLFIFLALLIVRCFRILLDPYRSMPSSNWTDHTEKDTFDYRIV comes from the coding sequence ATGGATGTGCCCAGGATGGCCGAGGGCCTCTTCAGCAGCACGCTGTCCTCGTCAGGCGGCGGCCATCACGTGCCTTCCTACCTGACGCTGGAGCAGAAGGCCGCCTTCGTCTTcgtgctgctgctcttcatcttCCTGGCCCTGCTCATCGTGCGCTGTTTCCGCATCCTGCTGGACCCGTACCGCAGCATGCCCTCGTCCAACTGGACTGACCACACCGAGAAGGACACGTTCGATTACCGCATCGTCTGA